The window CGGATCAAGTTCTTCCCGGGCCTGCGACTCCTCTCGGGGATCGGGTTCATCCTCACCTTCTTCCTCGGCGGAATCTGGGTCCTGACCTACCAGCAGACCGGCAGCGCGCCGCTGTTTTTCACCGGGCGGCTGACCCCCGGGGAGTTCGTCGGCTTCATCCTCCTCACCCAGCGGTTCATCTGGCCGATGGCGCAGTTCGGACAGATCATCAATATGTACCAGCGCGCGTACGCCTCCGCCGCCCGCATCTTCGGGCTGATGGACGAACCCGCCCAGATCGCCGAGGACCCCGACGCCGAGGACCTCGTCGTCGAGGAGGGACGCGTCGTCTACGACGACGTGCACTTCGGCTACGACGAGGACGAGACGATAATCGAGGACGTCTCGTTCACCGTCGAGGGCGGCGAGACGCTCGCGCTCGTCGGTCCCACGGGCGCGGGGAAGTCGACGGTGCTCAAACTCCTCCTCCGGATGTACGACGTGGACGAGGGCTCGATCTCGATCGACGGCACCGACATCCGCGACGTGACGGTGCCGAGCCTCCGGCGGTCGATCGGGTACGTCAGCCAGGACACGTTTATGTTCTACGGCACGGTCGAGGAGAACATCCGCTACGGGACGTTCGGCGCGACTCACGAGGAGGTCGTCGAGGCCGCGAAGGCCGCCGAGGCCCACGAGTTCATCACGAACCTCCCCGACGGCTACGACACCGAGATCGGCGAGCGCGGCGTGAAGCTCTCGGGCGGCCAGCGCCAGCGGCTCTCGATCGCCCGCGCGGTCCTCCGCGACCCCGACATCCTCGTGCTCGACGAGGCGACCTCCGACGTCGACACCGAGACGGAGATGCTCATCCAGCGGTCGCTGGACCGCCTGACCGAGGACCGCACGACGTTCAGTATCGCACATCGCCTCTCGACGATCAAGGACGCCGACGGGATCGTCGTCCTGGAGGACGGCCGAATCGTCGAGCGGGGTACTCACGACGAACTGATCGCGAACGACGGCCTCTACGCACACCTGTGGGGCGTGCAGGCGGGGGAGATCGACGAACTCCCCGACGAGTTCGTCGAACGCGCCAGTCGGCGGGCCTCGCGGACGGAGGTCGAGTCCGACGCCGACGACTGAACGTCGAAATCAATGATCGAGTACCGACGCCGACCACTGAACGCCGACGTCGATGATTGAGTACCGACATCGACCACTAAACGCCGACGCCGACAGTTGAGTACCGACGCCGACGACCGAGTCGTCTTCCGTGTTCGCTCCCAGCCGGTGCGGCACCTCCGCTAGTCGAGTTCCGCCCGGAGCGCCTCGTTCATCGCGTCGACGGGGCCGTCCCGTCCGGTCCACAGCTCGAACGCCTGGACGCCCTGGAACAGCAGCATCCAGGCCCCGTCGATAGTGGTCGCACCCGCCGCCGCGGCCTCTCGCAGGAGCCGGGTCTCGATCGGCGTGTAGACGGCGTCGAGGACCGCGAGGTCGCCGTGGAGATGGTCGGCCGGGACCGGCGTCTCGTCGACGTCGGGTTCCATCCCGACGCTCGTCGCGTTGACCAGGAGGTCGGCGTCGGCGACCCGATCGAGCGTGTCGAGGCCGCCGGCGGTCGCGCCGGGGACGTCGGCGGCGAGCGACTCCGCCCGTTCGACCGTGCGGTTCGCGACGTGGACCGACGCGCCGGCGTCGGCGAGGGCGAACGCGGCCGCCCGTCCCGCGCCGCCGGCACCGACGAGGACGGCGTCGCGGCCGTCGATGGAGACGTCGTGGTGGGCGAACGACCGCTCGACGCCGGCGACGTCGGTGTTGTGCCCCGTCGGTGTCTCGCCGGAGAAGTCGATCGTGTTCACCGCGCCGACGCGCCGGGCGACGTCGTCGAGGTCGACCGCGTCGAGGACGTCCCGCTTGAACGGGATCGTGACGTTCAGTCCCGCGATGCCGAGCGTGTCCGCGGCGGCCACCGCGTCGGCGGCGGCGTCGCGGTCGGGCTCGAAGGTGACGTAGCGCGCGTCGACGTCGAGCGCCTCGTAGGCGGCCTCGTGCATCGGCGGCGACAGCGAGTGTTCGACCGGGTTGCCGAGGAGTCCGTAGACCTGCATACGAACGCGTCGCCCCGCGAGCGAATTAAATGGTGGTTCGGCGGCCAGTCTCGCCCGCCGGTCGGGGAAGCGGTCCGGGACCGCTCTCTCGCCGCCCGCTCGCACCGAACCGCAAGAGATAGGCCGGTCAGTGAGCCACATCGGACAATGACTTCTCGCTTGCGCCACCCGCTCACCGCCGCGGGCGGAGCGCTCCTCCTGACGCTCCCGTGGGTCGTCTCGTGGGCGACGGGGGCGTCCGACGGGTTCGCGCCGCTGACTATCGTGAGCGTCGCCGGGCTCGCCGTCCTCGGCGCGTCGTTCCTCCTGGCGTGGGGCGCGGAGACGGCCGAGAAGGACGTCCCGCGGGCGTTCGCCATCGCCGTCCTCGCCGTGCTCGCGGTCGCGCCGGAGTACGCCGTCGACGCGCTCTACGCGTGGCAGGCGGCGACCGATCCGTCGAAGGCGAACCTCGCGGTCGCGAACATGACCGGCGCGAACCGCATCCTCATCGGCCTGGGCTGGTCGGGGATCGCGCTGTTCTCGATCTACAAGGCCACGTCCGGGTCGCGGGCGGACACGAGCGTCGTGAACCGCGAGGGGCGGTTCCGCGACGCGGTGAGACTCGACCCGAGCATCTCGACGGAGATCCTCTTTCTCTTCCTCGCGACGGTCTTCGCCTTCTTCGTCCCGCTCAACGGCGGCATCGACATCATCGACACGGTCGTTCTCGTGGGGTTGTACGTCACCTACATCGCGATCATCATCCGCGGCGACGTCGAGGACCACGACGAGCAGATCGGCGTCCCCGCGTACTTCCAGGCGAAGCCGCGGGGCGTCCGGGTCCCGATTGTCCTCGCGCTGTTCGTCTACTCGGGCTTCCTGATCTTCACCGCGGTCGAGCCGTTCGCCCACGGCCTGGAGTCGCTGGGACTGCGGTTCGGCATCCCCGAGTTCTTCATGATCCAGTGGATCGCGCCGCTGGCCTCCGAGAGCCCGGAGCTGATCGTGACCGCCTACCTGGTGAACAAGGCGCGCTCGACCGCCGCGTTCAACGCGCTCATCTCCTCGAAGCTGAACCAGTGGACGCTCCTGATCGGGACGCTCTCGGTGGTCTACAGCCTCTCGCTCGGCGCGTACGGCGTCCTCCCGTTCGACTTCAAGCAGGCCGCCGAGATCTGGCTCACCGCGGCGCAGAGCTTCTTCGCGCTCGCCATCCTCGTGAACTTCCGGATCAGCGTCCGCGAGGCGGTGACGCTTCTCGTCCTCTTCGTCTCGCAGGTCGCCATCGAGTTCGTCCTCATCCAGACGTTCCCGGCGGCGCTCGCCGAGCAGTACTCGATCTACCTCTTGCTCGCCTACTCCGCGGTCTACATCGCCCTCGGGGCGGGCCTCCTCGTCAGCCGTCGCGGCGACCTCCGCCTGCTCGCGAAGCACACCGTCGCCAACGTCCGCGGGACCCCGCTGCCGGAGCCCGAGCGGGCCGATTGATGCGGGGCCGTCCGCTCGGATTCGCCACTGCGGGGGTCGCTGCCGAGTCCGACGCGGCGCTCGGGTAGCGTCGCCGACGAACGGCGGTCGAGCGGCGCCGCCGACGGACGTCCGTGCTCCGAGACTCTTTATACCGAGAAGGGCCCACTCCCGGTCGTGATCGGACTGGTCGTCAGCCGCGCGGACTCGGCATCGGTCAACATCGGGGAGGCGCTGCGGTCGCTCGCGGAGTGGGAGCGCCGCGAGGACCCAACGCGGAGCGACGCCGACGGCGGCGGGACGTACTACCGCCACGGCGACTTCGAGCTCCGCGAGTTCGACGAGTGGCACCTCGAACTCGGCGGCGTCGCCGACGCGTTCTCGGAACGCCCCGAGTTCGTCGCCTTCCTCTCCCGGCACGCGGGCGAGACGGGGCCGCTCCTGACGGCGCACTTCACCGGCAACTTCGGCCCGGCGGAGTACGGGGGCGAGCCGGGCGAACTCTCGCGCGCCTGCCCGAACGTCCAGCGCGCGGTCGTCGAGGCGTTCGACCGCCACGCGCCCGACGGCTACGAGGTCGGCATCGAGTGCACGCACCACGGCCCGAGCGACGTGGGCGCGCCCTCGCTGTTCGTCGAACTCGGGAGCAGCGAGTCCGAGTGGGAGGACCTCGACGGCGCGCGGGCGGTGGCCCGCGCCGTGCTGGAACTCTCGGGCGTCGCCGCCGACGCGTCCGAGTCGGTCTCCGGCGTCGCCGACGGCGCACCCGCCGCCGGGTCGACCGGACGACGTCGACAGATCGTCGGGTTCGGCGGCGGCCACTACGCGCCGCAGTTCGAGCGGATCGTCCGCGAGACGGACTGGGCCGTCGGCCACGTCGGGGCCGACTGGGTCCTGAACTCGATGGGGGACCCGTCGGCGAACGCCGACGTCGTCGCCCGCGCGTTCGAGCGGTCGGCGGCCGAGCGGGCGCTCGTCGTCGGCGACCGTCCGGATCTGGAAGCCGTCGTCGAGGACCTCGGCCACCGCGTCGTGGGGGAGCGGTACCTCCGCGAGACCACCGGCGTCCCCCTCGACCTCGCCGCGTCGCTCGAACGCGACCTCGCGTCGATCGACGACGGGCTACGGTTCGGAGCGGACGCGGAGGCAGTCGGAGCGGCCGACACCGAAGGCGGTCTCGGGGCGTCCTACGAGGTCGTCTCCCTCCCCGATGACCTCCTCGCGGAGGCGTCGGGGATCAACCGCGACGCGGCGTTCGAGGCCGTCGAGTCGCACGCAATCGCGTTCGAGACGGTCGAGGGGGGCACAAAGCCGCGCGGGCGGGCCGCCGTCGTCGACGGCGACGCCCGCGACGCGCTCGTCGACGCCGTCGCCGCGGTCCTCGAAGCGAAGTACGACGACGTCGAGCGCGGCGACGGCGAGGTGGTCGCGACGCGGGAGGCGTTCGATCCGGCAGCGGCGGCCGCCGCGGGCGTCCCCGAGGGGCCGGCGTTCGGTCGGTTGTCGTCGGGCGAGCCGGTCGAGGTCGACGGCGACGAGGTGACGCCCGAGGAGGTCACCGCCGAGGAGACGGCTCGGTTTCCGGTGTGAACGCGGTCGCGGCCCCGAATATCGTGAATCCCGCCCGCAAACCGCACGCAGCGTCAGACGCCCGTCAGACGAAAGGGGGAACAATAATGAGGCTGTATTCGGTACGAACGGTCATACTATGGACTCCATCGTC is drawn from Halobellus limi and contains these coding sequences:
- a CDS encoding D-aminoacyl-tRNA deacylase, with product MIGLVVSRADSASVNIGEALRSLAEWERREDPTRSDADGGGTYYRHGDFELREFDEWHLELGGVADAFSERPEFVAFLSRHAGETGPLLTAHFTGNFGPAEYGGEPGELSRACPNVQRAVVEAFDRHAPDGYEVGIECTHHGPSDVGAPSLFVELGSSESEWEDLDGARAVARAVLELSGVAADASESVSGVADGAPAAGSTGRRRQIVGFGGGHYAPQFERIVRETDWAVGHVGADWVLNSMGDPSANADVVARAFERSAAERALVVGDRPDLEAVVEDLGHRVVGERYLRETTGVPLDLAASLERDLASIDDGLRFGADAEAVGAADTEGGLGASYEVVSLPDDLLAEASGINRDAAFEAVESHAIAFETVEGGTKPRGRAAVVDGDARDALVDAVAAVLEAKYDDVERGDGEVVATREAFDPAAAAAAGVPEGPAFGRLSSGEPVEVDGDEVTPEEVTAEETARFPV
- a CDS encoding sodium:calcium antiporter, with translation MTSRLRHPLTAAGGALLLTLPWVVSWATGASDGFAPLTIVSVAGLAVLGASFLLAWGAETAEKDVPRAFAIAVLAVLAVAPEYAVDALYAWQAATDPSKANLAVANMTGANRILIGLGWSGIALFSIYKATSGSRADTSVVNREGRFRDAVRLDPSISTEILFLFLATVFAFFVPLNGGIDIIDTVVLVGLYVTYIAIIIRGDVEDHDEQIGVPAYFQAKPRGVRVPIVLALFVYSGFLIFTAVEPFAHGLESLGLRFGIPEFFMIQWIAPLASESPELIVTAYLVNKARSTAAFNALISSKLNQWTLLIGTLSVVYSLSLGAYGVLPFDFKQAAEIWLTAAQSFFALAILVNFRISVREAVTLLVLFVSQVAIEFVLIQTFPAALAEQYSIYLLLAYSAVYIALGAGLLVSRRGDLRLLAKHTVANVRGTPLPEPERAD
- a CDS encoding ABC transporter ATP-binding protein, with translation MDSPLREDDPFERQRERAENPMRRLFDEYGRENAFAFVVGLTSSVVARLLDLLPPVLLTVAVDSIFFDERPFSLWIVPDAWLPATGAEQLFLSVGLIVLAFFGGAAFHWTRNWGWNSFAQHIQHAVRTDTYDKMQRLNMDFFADKQTGEMMSILSNDVNRLERFLNDGMNSAFRLGVMVLGIAAILLYWNWQLAVVTLTVVPLIGYFTYRFVRTIQPKYADVRSSVGQLNSRLENNLGGIQVIKSSNTEDFESDRVDDVSQEYFDANWDAIGTRIKFFPGLRLLSGIGFILTFFLGGIWVLTYQQTGSAPLFFTGRLTPGEFVGFILLTQRFIWPMAQFGQIINMYQRAYASAARIFGLMDEPAQIAEDPDAEDLVVEEGRVVYDDVHFGYDEDETIIEDVSFTVEGGETLALVGPTGAGKSTVLKLLLRMYDVDEGSISIDGTDIRDVTVPSLRRSIGYVSQDTFMFYGTVEENIRYGTFGATHEEVVEAAKAAEAHEFITNLPDGYDTEIGERGVKLSGGQRQRLSIARAVLRDPDILVLDEATSDVDTETEMLIQRSLDRLTEDRTTFSIAHRLSTIKDADGIVVLEDGRIVERGTHDELIANDGLYAHLWGVQAGEIDELPDEFVERASRRASRTEVESDADD
- a CDS encoding shikimate dehydrogenase; its protein translation is MQVYGLLGNPVEHSLSPPMHEAAYEALDVDARYVTFEPDRDAAADAVAAADTLGIAGLNVTIPFKRDVLDAVDLDDVARRVGAVNTIDFSGETPTGHNTDVAGVERSFAHHDVSIDGRDAVLVGAGGAGRAAAFALADAGASVHVANRTVERAESLAADVPGATAGGLDTLDRVADADLLVNATSVGMEPDVDETPVPADHLHGDLAVLDAVYTPIETRLLREAAAAGATTIDGAWMLLFQGVQAFELWTGRDGPVDAMNEALRAELD